Proteins encoded together in one Hevea brasiliensis isolate MT/VB/25A 57/8 chromosome 16, ASM3005281v1, whole genome shotgun sequence window:
- the LOC110634510 gene encoding metalloendoproteinase 1-MMP, with amino-acid sequence MFRFFSYFSFLYFSSLCLSRPSFPARFIPDSITGITTDPHNVTDNHNVTWHDFGRFLDAGKGSQVSGMSELKKYLYRFGYLPSTNNFTDIFDTELESAVKAYQSSLGLAVTGKLDSNTISTIMSPRCGVSDTAHDHTSDKLHVTRHFAYFYGKPRWVKESPMTLTYAFSANNTIDYISLEDIKRVFKRAFSRWALVIPVDFTEVEDYQSANIRIGWYHRDHGDGEPFDGVLGVLAHGFSPENGMLHLDAAETWSVDFETVKSRVAVDLESVATHEIGHVLGLAHSSLKEAVMYPSLSPRTVKVDLKIDDAEGVQALYGTNPNFKISSLLESENSSNKGIGLQSRASKWTISLTVAAFLLLFCT; translated from the coding sequence ATGTTTCGGTTTTTCAGTTATTTCAGTTTCCTCTACTTCTCCTCCCTCTGCCTTTCCCGCCCTTCCTTTCCCGCCAGATTTATACCGGACTCTATAACCGGCATAACCACCGATCCCCACAACGTCACCGACAATCACAACGTCACCTGGCATGATTTCGGTCGCTTCCTAGACGCCGGGAAGGGCAGTCAGGTCAGTGGTATGTCAGAGCTCAAGAAATATCTGTACCGTTTCGGGTACCTCCCCAGCACCAACAATTTCACCGATATATTTGATACCGAATTAGAATCCGCAGTTAAAGCCTATCAATCCAGTCTGGGTTTAGCTGTGACGGGGAAGCTTGACTCGAATACCATCTCAACAATCATGTCACCAAGATGCGGTGTTAGCGACACAGCCCATGATCACACAAGCGATAAATTGCATGTAACCCGACATTTCGCGTATTTTTACGGGAAGCCCAGGTGGGTAAAGGAGTCACCGATGACGCTAACGTATGCCTTTTCAGCTAATAACACTATTGATTACATAAGTTTAGAGGATATAAAGAGGGTTTTTAAGCGAGCTTTTTCAAGATGGGCATTAGTTATTCCAGTTGACTTCACGGAAGTGGAAGATTACCAATCAGCGAATATTCGAATCGGGTGGTACCACCGAGATCACGGGGACGGAGAGCCGTTCGATGGAGTGCTTGGGGTACTGGCGCATGGTTTCTCTCCAGAGAACGGGATGCTTCATCTTGATGCAGCTGAAACGTGGAGCGTTGATTTCGAGACGGTTAAGTCAAGGGTGGCCGTTGATTTGGAATCGGTGGCCACCCATGAGATTGGACATGTACTTGGGTTGGCTCATTCTTCGCTGAAAGAAGCTGTGATGTATCCAAGTTTAAGTCCCAGAACTGTGAAAGTGGACCTCAAGATTGACGACGCGGAGGGCGTCCAGGCCCTTTATgggacaaaccctaatttcaaaatcAGTTCTCTGTTGGAGTCTGAAAATTCTTCTAACAAGGGGATTGGTCTACAAAGTAGAGcatcaaaatggaccatttcTTTGACGGTGGCTGCTTTCTTACTTTTATTTTGTACATGA
- the LOC110672099 gene encoding protein NONRESPONDING TO OXYLIPINS 2, mitochondrial isoform X1, whose amino-acid sequence MASSCNRFISRSSLSSIKSFIRSNAPKSPVTRSTIYSSPSPHFPSSSIPRRFSFSCRPPSKLGCVQSLLPLHSAVATARMTSCLSTTSRSCRALSQELGLSVPR is encoded by the exons ATGGCCTCATCTTGCAACAGATTCATCTCCAGATCATCCCTATCGTCCATTAAATCCTTCATTAGATCCAACGCTCCAAAATCTCCTGTCACAAGATCTACCATTTATTCCTCTCCTTCTCCTCATTTCCCTTCCTCTTCCATTCCTCGccgcttctctttctcttgtag GCCTCCGTCTAAGCTGGGATGCGTGCAGTCGCTGCTGCCGCTGCACAGCGCGGTAGCGACGGCGAGGATGACGTCATGCTTGAGCACCACATCGAGGAGTTGCCGAGCGCTGTCACAGG AGCTTGGTCTGTCAGTTCCAAGGTGA
- the LOC110672099 gene encoding protein NONRESPONDING TO OXYLIPINS 2, mitochondrial isoform X2, producing the protein MASSCNRFISRSSLSSIKSFIRSNAPKSPVTRSTIYSSPSPHFPSSSIPRRFSFSCRPPSKLGCVQSLLPLHSAVATARMTSCLSTTSRSCRALSQDGVDGT; encoded by the exons ATGGCCTCATCTTGCAACAGATTCATCTCCAGATCATCCCTATCGTCCATTAAATCCTTCATTAGATCCAACGCTCCAAAATCTCCTGTCACAAGATCTACCATTTATTCCTCTCCTTCTCCTCATTTCCCTTCCTCTTCCATTCCTCGccgcttctctttctcttgtag GCCTCCGTCTAAGCTGGGATGCGTGCAGTCGCTGCTGCCGCTGCACAGCGCGGTAGCGACGGCGAGGATGACGTCATGCTTGAGCACCACATCGAGGAGTTGCCGAGCGCTGTCACAGG ATGGAGTTGATGGTACGTGA
- the LOC110672092 gene encoding putative pentatricopeptide repeat-containing protein At5g47460 — MIIFFNLFLNKKGSAHTLVGPCRAMLISLLKGIQELPQKQDHSYTLLLKKISTDISTIKIPRQYIQSSSTIVSILAQGGPVKELALYNASKLLSSATKPNAYSLLHLVRASTDLGFDSYCRQLHTYILKSGFFTNVFVSTALLRFYSITESIIDADKAFDEIPQPNAVSWNTLISACVHSGQFGKAVYLFLQLERSGTCPDAYSFTLALSASAHLNMLQLGRSIHCEIVKYGLECATVVGNCLIDMYGKCASVEEAIWVFDEMIDKDIISWNSVIAASARNQRLELAYRFFYQMPEPDTISYNEMINGIAQFGNIEDAIGILLNMPKPNSSSWNSIITSLVNKNCVREALGFFTKMHSSEIKMDEYTYSVLLRGVAGLAALKWGMVIHCRATKGGLDTYVVVGSALIDMYSKCGQVKNAESMFQLLPKRNIITWNAMISGYAYNGDSGKVIQQLRELKMVADLKPDGVTFLNVIAACSNTEVPLQQAIGYFESMINDYGIEPTIEHCCSMIRLMGQRGEVWKAKSMIYELAFGSCGAVWRALLGACGACRDLKVANIAAAKVIELEGDDDYVYVMMSNIFASYGKWRDVSKVRKIMRDRGVRKAVGCSWIEVERAAP; from the coding sequence atgataattttttttaatctattcTTAAATAAGAAGGGCAGCGCGCACACCCTTGTAGGGCCATGCAGAGCTATGCTAATCTCTCTCTTGAAGGGAATTCAAGAACTCCCGCAAAAGCAAGATCATTCATATACGCTACTCTTGAAAAAAATAAGCACCGACATCTCGACAATCAAAATCCCACGTCAATACATTCAATCCTCGTCTACTATCGTTTCAATCCTTGCCCAAGGCGGCCCCGTTAAGGAGCTCGCATTGTACAATGCGTCTAAGTTGCTCAGCTCTGCCACCAAACCTAATGCCTATTCTCTGCTTCACCTGGTTCGAGCTTCTACGGATCTGGGCTTCGATTCTTACTGCCGACAGCTTCACACCTACATTCTGAAATCTGGGTTTTTCACCAATGTTTTTGTCTCCACTGCTTTGCTAAGGTTTTATAGCATAACGGAGTCCATAATTGACGCCGACAAGGCGTTTGATGAAATTCCTCAACCAAATGCAGTTTCTTGGAATACCTTGATTTCCGCTTGCGTGCATTCTGGGCAGTTTGGGAAAGCAGTTTATTTGTTTCTTCAACTTGAGAGGTCTGGTACATGTCCAGATGCCTACTCATTCACACTGGCTTTATCTGCTTCTGCCCACCTAAATATGTTGCAGCTCGGCAGGTCAATTCACtgcgaaatagtgaaatatggcCTGGAGTGCGCCACTGTTGTTGGGAATTGCTTGATTGATATGTATGGCAAATGTGCTTCTGTTGAGGAAGCAATTTGGGTTTTTGATGAAATGATTGATAAAGACATAATTTCTTGGAATTCAGTTATAGCTGCAAGTGCTAGGAACCAAAGACTTGAATTGGCATACAGATTTTTCTATCAGATGCCTGAGCCGGACACCATTTCATATAATGAAATGATTAACGGAATTGCCCAGTTTGGCAACATAGAGGATGCTATCGGAATTTTATTGAATATGCCAAAACCGAATTCATCTTCTTGGAATTCGATCATAACATCATTGGTTAACAAAAATTGTGTACGAGAAGCCTTGGGGTTTTTCACTAAAATGCATTCAAGTGAAATTAAAATGGATGAATATACTTATTCAGTTCTTTTGAGAGGTGTCGCTGGTCTTGCCGCTTTGAAATGGGGAATGGTGATCCATTGTCGTGCAACAAAGGGAGGTTTGGATACATACGTAGTCGTCGGAAGCGCTCTCATTGACATGTACTCCAAGTGTGGGCAAGTAAAGAATGCCGAGTCAATGTTTCAGTTATTACCtaagaggaatataataacatggAACGCAATGATCTCAGGCTATGCTTACAATGGTGATTCAGGTAAGGTAATCCAACAACTTCGGGAATTGAAAATGGTTGCCGATTTGAAACCTGATGGGGTCACCTTTCTTAATGTAATAGCTGCATGCTCCAATACCGAGGTGCCATTGCAGCAGGCAATTGGATACTTTGAATCAATGATCAACGATTACGGGATTGAACCAACCATTGAGCACTGCTGTTCAATGATTCGGCTGATGGGACAAAGAGGGGAGGTGTGGAAGGCAAAGAGTATGATATATGAACTAGCATTTGGATCATGTGGGGCAGTTTGGAGGGCTTTGCTTGGTGCTTGTGGAGCTTGTAGGGATTTGAAGGTCGCAAACATTGCAGCAGCAAAAGTTATTGAATTGGAGGGTGATGATGATTATGTGTATGTTATGATGTCTAACATATTTGCATCCTATGGCAAATGGAGAGATGTGAGCAAAGTGAGAAAGATCATGAGGGATAGAGGGGTGAGAAAAGCAGTTGGCTGCAGTTGGATTGAGGTGGAAAGGGCCGCTCCATAG
- the LOC110672079 gene encoding WAT1-related protein At5g47470 — MVGYMKKEMIEDLTIVGGLIGVQFMYAGNAVFLSYLMSLGFTPSTIVIFSTFATFLITSPFAVYFERKKWPKELSFRLMIQLVLISFAGVTLFQTLFLKGIKLTSPALATAMPNLAPGLIFLIAWIARLEKVRLSCVYSKVKIVGTLLCVAGALLMSLMHSSKTAKDAGLLVPSVDVVFDKQKMIGCLYLMAAVFVLSSNVVLQASTLGDFPAPMSLCAITSLIGVVITAIVQWFQDHNFGITWPLMELRDLIGYSLLAGGVGGACVSFNGWAMKKRGPVLVSMFSPIGTVISVVLSIITLGESIRIGSLAGMLLMFTGLYFVLWAKGKEGYLDEFDSTKPLLS; from the exons ATGGTTGGCTACATGAAGAAGGAGATGATTGAAGATTTAACGATTGTAGGAGGCTTGATAGGGGTGCAATTTATGTATGCTGGGAACGCTGTTTTCTTGAGTTATCTAATGTCTCTTGGCTTTACCCCTTCTACCATTGTCATCTTCTCTACTTTTGCTACCTTCCTCATCACCTCTCCTTTCGCTGTTTATTTTGaaag GAAGAAATGGCCCAAGGAACTCAGTTTCAGGTTGATGATCCAGCTTGTTTTGATCTCTTTTGCAGG GGTAACTTTATTCCAAACGTTATTCCTGAAGGGGATTAAGCTAACCTCACCAGCACTGGCAACAGCCATGCCAAACCTTGCTCCAGGACTTATTTTCCTTATTGCTTGGATagcaag GCTAGAGAAAGTTAGGCTAAGCTGCGTATACAGCAAAGTGAAGATTGTAGGCACATTGCTGTGTGTAGCGGGAGCCCTCCTAATGAGTCTAATGCACAGCTCTAAAACAGCAAAAGATGCCGGCTTGTTAGTTCCCTCGGTGGATGTGGTTTTTGATAAGCAAAAGATGATTGGTTGCTTATATCTCATGGCTGCTGTTTTTGTTCTATCAAGCAATGTTGTATTGCAG GCTTCTACTTTGGGTGATTTTCCTGCACCGATGTCACTGTGTGCCATAACATCCTTGATTGGTGTGGTTATAACTGCAATTGTTCAATGGTTTCAAGATCACAATTTTGGAATTACTTGGCCTCTCATGGAACTTAGGGACCTCATTGGCTATTCCTTACTG GCAGGTGGTGTGGGTGGAGCTTGTGTAAGCTTCAATGGATGGGCAATGAAGAAAAGGGGTCCAGTTCTAGTGTCCATGTTTAGCCCCATTGGAACAGTCATCTCAGTTGTTCTGAGTATTATTACCTTGGGTGAAAGCATTAGAATAGGAAG CCTTGCTGGAATGCTGCTCATGTTTACTGGTCTATACTTCGTGCTATGGGCGAAAGGAAAAGAAGGATACCTCGATGAGTTCGACTCGACGAAGCCTCTGTTAAGTTAA